In one window of Nocardia brasiliensis DNA:
- a CDS encoding rubredoxin: MGRSEQTATKAWMCLVCGWVYYETLGVPSEGIAPGTRWEDIPDEWRCPDCGAAKEDFVMTEL; this comes from the coding sequence ATGGGTCGGTCCGAGCAGACCGCTACGAAAGCATGGATGTGCTTAGTGTGCGGCTGGGTATATTACGAAACCCTGGGTGTTCCCTCGGAAGGGATCGCGCCGGGAACGCGCTGGGAAGATATTCCGGACGAATGGCGGTGCCCGGACTGCGGCGCGGCAAAGGAAGATTTCGTCATGACCGAGCTCTGA
- a CDS encoding fatty acid desaturase: MSQVTPSAPDPRFLEFVAKSEELKGERLAAAIPRAYFEPSLPRSIASLVMSAGLYFGPLVLAAVLMNWYVTPVLIILSGLGGWGLHLVAHECGHGSFSRNRKLNFVVGHIVSIPLLYPFHSWRHAHNMHHSHTNSLTEDRDWCPISEAVYRRLPWWRRLGYLSVRTWAVWAGSINYWSTSAFRPSYFPKAEMRRDVRRSIVFVLLGGSLYLGVVGYLGGWLGLVLFFVAPWFLTHVWFSITTLMHHSAEDIPFLPAQYWTRNASRLLVTTDYVYSRWLLLLTHYISIHTAHHVAPVIPSHNLLKAQAALKEAYPGMVREQPATVSALWRILKRCRFYDPVSGLYATSVLRRRRRR, translated from the coding sequence ATGAGCCAGGTGACACCGTCCGCGCCGGACCCGCGCTTTCTCGAGTTCGTCGCGAAAAGTGAGGAACTCAAGGGCGAGCGGCTGGCGGCAGCGATTCCCCGAGCGTATTTCGAGCCCTCGTTGCCGCGAAGCATCGCGAGTCTGGTGATGAGCGCGGGCTTATATTTCGGACCGCTGGTACTGGCCGCGGTACTCATGAATTGGTATGTGACCCCTGTCCTCATCATCCTGTCCGGACTCGGCGGGTGGGGGTTGCATCTGGTCGCGCACGAATGCGGACACGGCTCGTTCTCCCGGAACCGAAAGCTCAATTTCGTGGTGGGCCATATCGTTTCCATACCGCTGCTGTACCCGTTTCACTCGTGGCGGCACGCACACAATATGCATCATTCCCACACCAACAGTCTGACGGAGGATCGAGACTGGTGTCCGATTTCCGAGGCAGTGTATCGGCGGTTGCCGTGGTGGCGCAGGCTCGGCTACCTCAGTGTCCGGACGTGGGCGGTCTGGGCGGGCAGTATCAACTACTGGTCTACCTCGGCGTTCCGTCCGTCCTACTTTCCCAAGGCGGAGATGCGACGCGACGTCCGGCGTTCCATCGTCTTCGTCCTGCTCGGCGGATCGCTCTATCTCGGGGTCGTCGGATATTTAGGCGGCTGGCTCGGCTTGGTGCTGTTTTTCGTCGCGCCGTGGTTCCTGACGCATGTGTGGTTCAGCATCACGACGCTGATGCATCACAGCGCCGAGGATATTCCGTTCCTACCGGCCCAGTATTGGACCAGGAACGCGAGCCGCCTACTCGTGACCACCGATTACGTCTACTCGCGATGGTTGCTGCTGCTGACGCACTACATCTCTATCCACACCGCGCACCATGTGGCACCGGTAATTCCGTCCCATAACCTGCTCAAGGCGCAGGCGGCGTTGAAAGAGGCCTATCCCGGCATGGTCCGAGAACAACCGGCCACGGTATCGGCGTTATGGCGGATATTGAAAAGATGCCGATTTTACGATCCGGTGTCCGGACTCTATGCCACGTCGGTGCTGCGGCGTCGGCGCCGCCGGTAA